One window of the Halorussus sp. MSC15.2 genome contains the following:
- a CDS encoding methyl-accepting chemotaxis protein, whose amino-acid sequence MNDERNSEATSGQEPPESGSRSLWSRFVAAVTPAAVRRRYAAKFTLSITLIILVVGAAGATTYVDARNMARDEATAQVESTVTLQADSLSDWIEGLRTQTRTLSAQRSLAAGNRTEKRQRLEAAMNRSSNGVRAMYLVDAERGVVTASTKPNVEGWSLDRVEMPWSNASVASSFESGDDVWTSHAYVSKTTTWTDEDSPWYTDDHKFMAVASPVAGADGTYLVVAGGIDDRVRQLHQPATNQTTWIVDTDGETVLKSGATNISSSGVLAGTGDLAETSSDGSATGDGSAAVETTDGSGTSPVEVRERGDYVLAYSPIEGTDWVAATVIRKQEAYALSTAVGRNIGLLVGASLLSLLGVGLVLGRRTVRPLADLRERSQRMEQGELDVSLETHREDEFGRLYAAFASMRDELRDQIETTERLNRHLERKADEYHGVMAECADGDLTRRLDPESDNEAMTAIAEAFNEMMGDIEATMADLNAFADEVATASEVVTASSEEVYSASEQVTDSIQEISAGADSQNEQLQTVADELSGLSATTEEIAASSNQVAELAAETAETGREGREAARDAIRGLDRIETESDEAVAQIERLEDEVTEVDELIEFIREIATQTNMLALNASIEVSRSSTGGGNPEGFAAVANKIKDLAEEAKIAAEDIEQRLDRIKTQTERTGEEVQSASDQISEHTDSISHAVEALEEIADYAQETNTGIQSISEATEEQADTTEEVVTMFDEVAGISEATTEEASNVAAAAEEQTSALTAVSRSANDLTAQAERLSAALDRFETDASAERSLADETDLPSESGEGLSLPADPDDPDAVLDGIDHAGDSDADDGGAGEDGAGDTGGEDGSGDAGEDGETDREGSGGEVGDGADERPVESPDST is encoded by the coding sequence ATGAACGATGAACGTAACAGCGAAGCGACATCCGGTCAGGAGCCGCCGGAGTCGGGGAGTCGCTCGCTGTGGAGTCGGTTCGTCGCCGCGGTGACGCCGGCGGCGGTCCGGCGGCGCTACGCGGCCAAGTTCACACTCTCGATAACGCTGATAATCCTCGTCGTCGGCGCGGCGGGCGCGACGACGTACGTGGACGCGAGGAACATGGCTCGCGACGAGGCGACGGCGCAGGTCGAGTCCACGGTGACGCTACAGGCCGACTCCCTGAGCGACTGGATAGAGGGACTCCGAACGCAGACCCGGACGCTGTCGGCCCAGCGGTCGCTCGCGGCGGGCAACCGGACCGAGAAACGGCAACGACTGGAGGCGGCCATGAATCGGTCGTCGAACGGGGTGCGGGCGATGTATCTGGTCGACGCCGAGCGCGGCGTCGTCACCGCCAGCACGAAGCCGAACGTCGAAGGCTGGTCGCTCGACCGCGTCGAGATGCCGTGGTCGAACGCGTCGGTCGCGTCGTCGTTCGAGAGCGGGGACGACGTGTGGACCTCCCACGCCTACGTCTCGAAGACGACGACGTGGACCGACGAGGATTCGCCGTGGTACACGGACGACCACAAGTTCATGGCGGTCGCCAGTCCGGTCGCCGGTGCCGACGGCACGTATCTGGTCGTGGCCGGTGGCATCGACGACAGGGTTCGCCAACTTCACCAACCGGCGACGAACCAGACGACGTGGATAGTGGACACGGACGGCGAGACCGTGCTGAAGAGCGGTGCGACCAACATCTCCTCGTCGGGTGTGCTGGCCGGGACCGGCGACCTCGCCGAAACGAGCAGTGACGGGTCCGCGACCGGCGACGGGTCCGCCGCCGTCGAGACCACCGACGGCTCCGGGACCTCGCCGGTCGAGGTGCGGGAGCGCGGCGACTACGTGCTGGCCTACTCGCCCATCGAGGGCACCGACTGGGTCGCGGCGACGGTGATTCGCAAGCAGGAGGCGTACGCGCTGAGTACGGCGGTCGGCCGGAACATCGGACTGCTCGTCGGCGCGAGTCTGCTCTCGCTGCTGGGCGTCGGTCTCGTCCTCGGGCGTCGGACGGTCCGACCGCTCGCGGACCTCCGCGAACGGAGTCAGCGTATGGAGCAGGGCGAACTCGACGTGAGCCTCGAAACCCACCGCGAGGACGAGTTCGGCCGACTCTACGCGGCGTTCGCCAGTATGCGCGACGAGTTGCGCGACCAGATAGAGACCACCGAGCGACTCAACCGCCACCTCGAACGCAAGGCCGACGAGTACCACGGCGTGATGGCGGAGTGCGCCGACGGCGACCTCACCCGGCGGTTGGACCCCGAGAGCGACAACGAGGCGATGACCGCCATCGCCGAGGCGTTCAACGAGATGATGGGCGACATCGAGGCGACGATGGCCGACCTCAACGCGTTCGCCGACGAGGTCGCCACGGCCAGCGAGGTCGTGACCGCCTCCTCCGAGGAGGTGTACTCGGCGAGCGAGCAGGTCACCGACTCGATTCAGGAGATTTCGGCGGGCGCCGACAGCCAGAACGAGCAGTTACAGACGGTCGCGGACGAACTCAGCGGCCTGTCCGCGACGACCGAGGAGATAGCCGCCTCCTCGAATCAGGTCGCCGAACTGGCGGCCGAGACCGCCGAGACCGGCCGCGAGGGCCGCGAGGCCGCGCGGGACGCGATTCGGGGTCTCGACCGGATAGAGACCGAGTCAGACGAGGCGGTCGCCCAGATAGAGCGACTCGAAGACGAAGTGACGGAGGTGGACGAACTCATCGAGTTCATCCGCGAGATAGCCACCCAGACCAACATGCTCGCGCTGAACGCCAGCATCGAGGTGTCGCGGTCCAGCACCGGCGGGGGTAACCCCGAGGGGTTCGCGGCGGTGGCGAACAAAATAAAGGACCTCGCGGAGGAGGCCAAAATCGCGGCCGAGGACATCGAACAGCGTCTCGACCGAATCAAGACCCAGACCGAGCGCACCGGCGAGGAGGTCCAGTCGGCGAGCGACCAGATATCCGAACACACCGACTCGATTTCTCACGCGGTCGAGGCGCTCGAAGAGATTGCGGATTACGCCCAAGAGACTAACACCGGCATCCAGAGCATCAGCGAGGCGACCGAGGAGCAGGCCGACACCACCGAGGAAGTGGTCACGATGTTCGACGAGGTGGCCGGAATCAGCGAGGCGACGACCGAGGAGGCGTCGAACGTCGCGGCGGCCGCCGAGGAGCAGACCTCGGCGCTCACTGCGGTCTCGCGGTCGGCCAACGACCTGACCGCGCAGGCCGAACGCCTCTCGGCGGCCCTCGACCGCTTCGAGACCGACGCCAGTGCCGAGCGGTCGCTCGCCGACGAGACCGACCTGCCGAGCGAGTCCGGCGAGGGACTTTCGCTTCCCGCGGACCCCGACGACCCCGACGCGGTCCTCGACGGAATCGACCACGCAGGTGACAGCGATGCGGACGACGGCGGCGCAGGAGAGGACGGCGCAGGGGATACCGGCGGCGAAGACGGAAGCGGCGACGCAGGCGAAGACGGCGAGACGGACCGGGAAGGAAGTGGTGGCGAGGTCGGCGACGGCGCTGACGAGCGGCCGGTCGAGTCGCCTGACTCGACGTAG